The following are encoded in a window of Anopheles stephensi strain Indian chromosome X, UCI_ANSTEP_V1.0, whole genome shotgun sequence genomic DNA:
- the LOC118513437 gene encoding uncharacterized protein K02A2.6-like — protein MLVNQQQAFMVQQEQLISTILRTVRTEPKSVSSEQIVDLLAGSIKEFNYDPDARVTFAGWYARYEPLFEKDAERLDDGARVRLLLRKLGMAEHERYCSYVMPAKANDFDFATTLRSLKLLFGSQESKVSQRFKCLQLTKSATEDHVMFACRVNKATVEAELGGLSEEALKCLIFVCGLKDERDADIRMRLLSKIEERNDVTLGQLTEDCQKLINLRRDTAMIEGEVRQISRVSDDSKFPWHKKHHSQPQGSRPQGSKPPVECWLCGGNHFARHCSFKRHTCVRCRKTGHKEGFCDTASRVYRGRSLKRVRTVLVNAINSVNRGFVSVSLAGHAVRMMVDTGAEITIISERNWQRIGRPMLRQASIKAKSATGNCLELLGEFQCMLTNGQRSEEGAVRVTKEDLMLLGKDVTELLGLWDVPLTCVCNKVTDVTTNSQEVTKLEEYKDLFSHGLEHCTKMKVRLELKDDAIPVFRPKRPVSYAMLPAVDEELSRLEKEGIISRVNYSAWAAPIVVVRKANGSLRICGDYSTGLNNALRPYEYPLPLPQDIFASLANSTIFSQIDLTDAFLQIEVDEECRELLTVNTHRGLYSYNRLPPGVKVAPGAFQQVMETMLVGLKDVAVYLDDIVIGGADTVAHNKNIRAVLDKLKEYGFRIRPEKCNFMQQQIRYLGHILDRNGLRPDPAKKEAITKMPSPKQPSELR, from the coding sequence atgCTCGTAAACCAACAACAGGCATTTATGGTGCAGCAGGAACAGCTGATTAGTACGATCCTCCGGACCGTGCGTACCGAGCCGAAATCGGTAAGTTCCGAGCAAATCGTGGATTTGCTGGCAGGAAGCATAAAAGAGTTCAACTATGACCCGGACGCAAGGGTCACGTTTGCCGGTTGGTACGCGCGGTACGAGCCGCTTTTCGAGAAGGATGCGGAGAGGCTCGACGACGGTGCGAGAGTGCGGCTACTTTTACGGAAGCTCGGAATGGCCGAGCACGAGCGGTATTGCAGCTACGTTATGCCGGCGAAGGCGAATGATTTCGATTTTGCAACCACGCTGAGGAGTTTGAAGCTGCTGTTTGGCTCACAGGAGTCTAAAGTGAGTCAACGTTTCAAGTGCTTACAGCTAACGAAAAGTGCAACAGAAGATCATGTAATGTTCGCGTGCCGTGTTAACAAAGCAACTGTTGAGGCTGAATTAGGAGGTTTGTCCGAGGAAGCGTtgaagtgcttgatttttgtGTGCGGTCTCAAAGATGAGAGAGATGCGGATATACGTATGCGTCTGTTAAGCAAAATAGAAGAGCGAAATGATGTTACTTTAGGCCAGTTAACGGAAGATTGTCAGAAATTGATAAATTTGCGTCGCGATACGGCAATGATAGAGGGAGAAGTGCGTCAAATTAGTAGGGTCAGTGATGACAGTAAATTTCCGTGGCACAAGAAGCATCATTCACAACCTCAAGGAAGTAGGCCTCAAGGTAGCAAACCGCCCGTAGAATGTTGGTTATGTGGAGGAAATCATTTTGCGCGTCATTGTTCGTTCAAGAGACACACGTGTGTTCGTTGCCGAAAGACGGGACATAAGGAAGGATTTTGCGATACAGCATCACGTGTTTATCGAGGTAGGTCACTAAAGCGTGTGCGTACGGTTTTAGTGAATGCGATCAATTCCGTGAACCGTGGTTTTGTTAGTGTCAGTTTAGCAGGACATGCTGTGAGAATGATGGTAGACACAGGTGCCGAAATAACCATAATCTCTGAGAGAAACTGGCAGCGCATCGGTAGACCAATGCTTCGACAAGCATCGATTAAAGCGAAATCGGCGACCGGCAATTGTTTAGAATTATTGGGCGAGTTCCAATGTATGCTCACGAATGGGCAGCGATCAGAAGAAGGTGCAGTGCGCGTTACGAAAGAAGACCTCATGTTATTAGGGAAAGACGTAACGGAATTGTTGGGTTTGTGGGATGTACCACTAACATGCGTGTGCAATAAGGTAACCGACGTCACAACGAATTCCCAGGAGGTAACGAAACTCGAAGAGTATAAGGATTTGTTTTCCCACGGGTTGGAACACTGTACCAAAATGAAGGTTAGACTAGAACTTAAAGATGATGCGATTCCGGTATTTAGACCAAAACGTCCAGTGAGCTATGCGATGCTCCCAGCAGTGGATGAGGAACTAAGTAGGCTCGAAAAAGAAGGAATTATATCTCGCGTGAATTATTCAGCATGGGCAGCGCCTATCGTAGTAGTGCGCAAGGCAAACGGTTCGTTAAGGATTTGTGGGGATTACTCCACTGGGCTGAATAATGCGTTACGACCGTACGAGTACCCTTTACCGCTCCCTCAAGATATATTCGCTAGCCTAGCTAACTCGACTATATTCAGTCAGATAGATCTGACCGATGCGTTTCTGCAAATCGAAGTAGATGAGGAATGTCGAGAACTGCTAACCGTAAATACGCACAGAGGCTTGTATTCTTACAATCGGCTTCCACCTGGAGTTAAGGTTGCGCCAGGCGCCTTTCAGCAAGTAATGGAAACAATGTTAGTAGGACTTAAAGATGTTGCTGTCTACTTAGACGACATTGTCATAGGTGGAGCAGATACGGTTGCGCATAACAAGAATATTAGAGCTGTACTTGATAAGCTAAAGGAATACGGGTTTAGGATACGCCCTGAGAAGTGCAATTTTATGCAACAGCAGATTAGGTACCTAGGGCACATTTTGGATCGTAATGGGTTAAGACCTGATCCGGCCAAAAAAGAGGCGATCACGAAAATGCCATCACCAAAACAGCCTTCAGAATTGCGATAA